A genomic stretch from Neomonachus schauinslandi chromosome 14, ASM220157v2, whole genome shotgun sequence includes:
- the MED15 gene encoding mediator of RNA polymerase II transcription subunit 15 isoform X2 yields MDVSGQETDWRSAAFRQKLVSQIEDAMRKAGVAHSKSSKDMESHVFLKAKTRDEYLSLVARLIIHFRDIHNKKSQASVSDPMNALQSLTGGPAAGAAGIGMPSRGPGQSLGGMGGLGTMGQPMPLSGQPPPGTSGMAPHGMAVVSTAAPQTQLQLQQVALQQQQQQFQQQQVALQQQQQQQQQQQQQQFQAQQNAMQQQFQAVVQQQQQQLQQQQQQQQHLIKLHHQNQQQIQQQQQLQRMAQLQLQQQQQQQALQAQPPLQQPPMQQPQPPPSQALPQQLQPMHHPQHHQPPPPPQQPPVAQNQPSQLPPQSQTQPLVSQAPALPGQMLYAQPQLKLVRTPMVVQQPQVQPQVQQVQPQVQQQTAVPTAQASQIVGSGVQVRTPQSMPPPPQPSPQPGQPSSQPNSNVSSGPAPSPSSFLPSPSPQPSQSPVTARTPQNFSVPSPGPLNTPVNPSSVMSPAGSSQAEEQQYLDKLKQLSKYIEPLRRMINKIDKNEDRKKDLSKMKSLLDILTDPSKRCPLKTLQKCEIALEKLKNDMAVPTPPPPPVPPTKQQYLCQPLLDAVLANIRSPVFNHSLYRTFVPAMTAIHGPPITAPVMCTRKRKFEDDERQSIPNVLQGEVARLDPKFLVNLDPSHCSNNGTVHLICKLDDKDLPSVPPLELSVPADYPAQSPLWINRQWQYDANPFLQSVHRCMTSRLLQLPDKHSVTALLNTWAQSIHQACLSAA; encoded by the exons GACGAATACCTTTCTCTCGTGGCCAGGCTCATTATCCATTTTCGAGACATTC ATAACAAAAAATCTCAAGCTTCCGTCAGTG ACCCTATGAATGCGCTACAGAGCCTGACTGGTGGGCCCGCTGCGGGAGCAGCTGGAATCGGCATGCCTTCTCGGGGCCCAGGACAGTCTCTGGGCGGGATGGGTGGCCTTGGCACCATGGGGCAGCCGATGCCGCTCTCAGGGCAGCCACCCCCAGGCACCTCGGGGATGGCCCCCCACGGCATGGCCGTTGTATCTACAGCAGCACCACAGA CCCAGCTGCAGCTCCAGCAGGTGGcgctgcagcagcagcagcagcagttccagcagcagcaggtggcgctgcagcagcagcagcagcaacagcagcagcagcagcagcagcagttcCAGGCCCAGCAGAATGCCATGCAGCAGCAGTTCCAGGCGGTggtgcagcagcagcagcagcagctccagcagcagcagcagcagcagcaacacctGATTAAATTGCATCATCAAAACCAGCAGCAG ATACAGCAACAGCAGCAGCTACAGCGGATGGCACAGCtgcagctgcagcagcagcagcaacagcaagCTTTGCAGGCCCAGCCGCCGCTCCAGCAGCCGCCAATGCAGCAGCCGCAGCCTCCCCCCTCGCAGGCCCTGCCCCAGCAGCTGCAGCCCATGCACCACCCGCAGCACCACCAGCCGCCACCGCCACCGCAGCAGCCACCGGTTGCTCAGAACCAGCCATCGCAGCTCCCGCCGCAGTCACAGACCCAGCCTCTGGTGTCCCAGGCTCCGGCCCTCCCTGGACAGATGCTGTATGCCCAGCCACAGCTGAAGCTC GTGCGAACTCCGATGGTGGTGCAGCAGCCGCAGGTGCAGCCCCAGGTGCAGCAGGTGCAGCCCCAGGTGCAGCAGCAGACGGCGGTACCGACGGCACAGGCCTCCCAGATCGTGGGCTCCGGAGTGCAGGTGAGG ACACCACAGTcgatgccccctcccccccagccgtCCCCGCAGCCTGGCCAGCCCAGCTCGCAGCCCAACTCCAACGTCAG CTCCGGGCCTGCGCCTTCCCCCAGTAGCTTCCTGCCGAGCCCCTCACCACAGCCCTCCCAGAGTCCAGTGACAGCCCGCACCCCGCAGAACTTCAGCGTCCCCTCCCCGGGACCTTTAAACACCCCCG TGAATCCCAGCTCGGTCATGAGCCCAGCTGGCTCTAGCCAGGCCGAGGAGCAGCAGTATCTAGACAAGCTGAAGCAGCTGTCCAAGTACATCGAGCCCCTGCGCCGTATGATCAACAAGATCGATAAGAATGAAG ACAGAAAAAAGGACCTGAGTAAGATGAAGAGCCTTCTGGACATCCTGACAGATCCCTCTAAGCG GTGCCCCCTGAAAACACTGCAGAAGTGTGAGATTGCCCTGGAGAAGCTCAAGAATGACATGGCAGTG CCCACGCCCCCACCGCCCCCGGTGCCGCCAACCAAACAGCAGTACCTGTGCCAGCCACTCCTTGATGCTGTCCTGGCCAACATCCGCTCACCTGTCTTTAACCATTCCCTGTACCGCACCTTCGTGCCGGCCATGACAGCCATCCACGGCCCACCCATCAC AGCCCCGGTCATGTGCACCCGGAAGCGTAAGTTTGAAGACGATGAGCGGCAGAGCATCCCCAACGTGCTCCAGGGGGAGGTGGCCAGATTAGACCCTAAGTTCTTGGTGAATTTGGATCCTTCTCACTGCAGTAACAACGGCACCGTCCACCTGATATGCAAGTTGG ATGACAAGGATCTCCCGAGTGTGCCGCCGCTGGAGCTCAGTGTCCCTGCTGACTACCCCGCCCAGAGCCCCCTGTGGATCAACCGGCAGTGGCAGTACG ACGCCAACCCCTTCCTGCAGTCGGTGCACCGGTGCATGACCTCGAGGCTGCTGCAGCTCCCCGACAAGCACTCGGTCACAGCCCTGCTCAACACCTGGGCACAGAGCATCCACCAGGCCTGCCTCTCAGCTGCCTAG
- the MED15 gene encoding mediator of RNA polymerase II transcription subunit 15 isoform X1 encodes MDVSGQETDWRSAAFRQKLVSQIEDAMRKAGVAHSKSSKDMESHVFLKAKTRDEYLSLVARLIIHFRDIHNKKSQASVSDPMNALQSLTGGPAAGAAGIGMPSRGPGQSLGGMGGLGTMGQPMPLSGQPPPGTSGMAPHGMAVVSTAAPQTQLQLQQVALQQQQQQFQQQQVALQQQQQQQQQQQQQQFQAQQNAMQQQFQAVVQQQQQQLQQQQQQQQHLIKLHHQNQQQIQQQQQLQRMAQLQLQQQQQQQALQAQPPLQQPPMQQPQPPPSQALPQQLQPMHHPQHHQPPPPPQQPPVAQNQPSQLPPQSQTQPLVSQAPALPGQMLYAQPQLKLVRTPMVVQQPQVQPQVQQVQPQVQQQTAVPTAQASQIVGSGVQVSQNSLTMLSSPSPGQQVQTPQSMPPPPQPSPQPGQPSSQPNSNVSSGPAPSPSSFLPSPSPQPSQSPVTARTPQNFSVPSPGPLNTPVNPSSVMSPAGSSQAEEQQYLDKLKQLSKYIEPLRRMINKIDKNEDRKKDLSKMKSLLDILTDPSKRCPLKTLQKCEIALEKLKNDMAVPTPPPPPVPPTKQQYLCQPLLDAVLANIRSPVFNHSLYRTFVPAMTAIHGPPITAPVMCTRKRKFEDDERQSIPNVLQGEVARLDPKFLVNLDPSHCSNNGTVHLICKLDDKDLPSVPPLELSVPADYPAQSPLWINRQWQYDANPFLQSVHRCMTSRLLQLPDKHSVTALLNTWAQSIHQACLSAA; translated from the exons GACGAATACCTTTCTCTCGTGGCCAGGCTCATTATCCATTTTCGAGACATTC ATAACAAAAAATCTCAAGCTTCCGTCAGTG ACCCTATGAATGCGCTACAGAGCCTGACTGGTGGGCCCGCTGCGGGAGCAGCTGGAATCGGCATGCCTTCTCGGGGCCCAGGACAGTCTCTGGGCGGGATGGGTGGCCTTGGCACCATGGGGCAGCCGATGCCGCTCTCAGGGCAGCCACCCCCAGGCACCTCGGGGATGGCCCCCCACGGCATGGCCGTTGTATCTACAGCAGCACCACAGA CCCAGCTGCAGCTCCAGCAGGTGGcgctgcagcagcagcagcagcagttccagcagcagcaggtggcgctgcagcagcagcagcagcaacagcagcagcagcagcagcagcagttcCAGGCCCAGCAGAATGCCATGCAGCAGCAGTTCCAGGCGGTggtgcagcagcagcagcagcagctccagcagcagcagcagcagcagcaacacctGATTAAATTGCATCATCAAAACCAGCAGCAG ATACAGCAACAGCAGCAGCTACAGCGGATGGCACAGCtgcagctgcagcagcagcagcaacagcaagCTTTGCAGGCCCAGCCGCCGCTCCAGCAGCCGCCAATGCAGCAGCCGCAGCCTCCCCCCTCGCAGGCCCTGCCCCAGCAGCTGCAGCCCATGCACCACCCGCAGCACCACCAGCCGCCACCGCCACCGCAGCAGCCACCGGTTGCTCAGAACCAGCCATCGCAGCTCCCGCCGCAGTCACAGACCCAGCCTCTGGTGTCCCAGGCTCCGGCCCTCCCTGGACAGATGCTGTATGCCCAGCCACAGCTGAAGCTC GTGCGAACTCCGATGGTGGTGCAGCAGCCGCAGGTGCAGCCCCAGGTGCAGCAGGTGCAGCCCCAGGTGCAGCAGCAGACGGCGGTACCGACGGCACAGGCCTCCCAGATCGTGGGCTCCGGAGTGCAG GTCAGCCAGAACAGCCTCACCATGCTGTCTTCGCCATCGCCGGGCCAGCAAGTGCAGACACCACAGTcgatgccccctcccccccagccgtCCCCGCAGCCTGGCCAGCCCAGCTCGCAGCCCAACTCCAACGTCAG CTCCGGGCCTGCGCCTTCCCCCAGTAGCTTCCTGCCGAGCCCCTCACCACAGCCCTCCCAGAGTCCAGTGACAGCCCGCACCCCGCAGAACTTCAGCGTCCCCTCCCCGGGACCTTTAAACACCCCCG TGAATCCCAGCTCGGTCATGAGCCCAGCTGGCTCTAGCCAGGCCGAGGAGCAGCAGTATCTAGACAAGCTGAAGCAGCTGTCCAAGTACATCGAGCCCCTGCGCCGTATGATCAACAAGATCGATAAGAATGAAG ACAGAAAAAAGGACCTGAGTAAGATGAAGAGCCTTCTGGACATCCTGACAGATCCCTCTAAGCG GTGCCCCCTGAAAACACTGCAGAAGTGTGAGATTGCCCTGGAGAAGCTCAAGAATGACATGGCAGTG CCCACGCCCCCACCGCCCCCGGTGCCGCCAACCAAACAGCAGTACCTGTGCCAGCCACTCCTTGATGCTGTCCTGGCCAACATCCGCTCACCTGTCTTTAACCATTCCCTGTACCGCACCTTCGTGCCGGCCATGACAGCCATCCACGGCCCACCCATCAC AGCCCCGGTCATGTGCACCCGGAAGCGTAAGTTTGAAGACGATGAGCGGCAGAGCATCCCCAACGTGCTCCAGGGGGAGGTGGCCAGATTAGACCCTAAGTTCTTGGTGAATTTGGATCCTTCTCACTGCAGTAACAACGGCACCGTCCACCTGATATGCAAGTTGG ATGACAAGGATCTCCCGAGTGTGCCGCCGCTGGAGCTCAGTGTCCCTGCTGACTACCCCGCCCAGAGCCCCCTGTGGATCAACCGGCAGTGGCAGTACG ACGCCAACCCCTTCCTGCAGTCGGTGCACCGGTGCATGACCTCGAGGCTGCTGCAGCTCCCCGACAAGCACTCGGTCACAGCCCTGCTCAACACCTGGGCACAGAGCATCCACCAGGCCTGCCTCTCAGCTGCCTAG
- the MED15 gene encoding mediator of RNA polymerase II transcription subunit 15 isoform X3 — translation MDVSGQETDWRSAAFRQKLVSQIEDAMRKAGVAHSKSSKDMESHVFLKAKTRDEYLSLVARLIIHFRDIHNKKSQASVSAQLQLQQVALQQQQQQFQQQQVALQQQQQQQQQQQQQQFQAQQNAMQQQFQAVVQQQQQQLQQQQQQQQHLIKLHHQNQQQIQQQQQLQRMAQLQLQQQQQQQALQAQPPLQQPPMQQPQPPPSQALPQQLQPMHHPQHHQPPPPPQQPPVAQNQPSQLPPQSQTQPLVSQAPALPGQMLYAQPQLKLVRTPMVVQQPQVQPQVQQVQPQVQQQTAVPTAQASQIVGSGVQVSQNSLTMLSSPSPGQQVQTPQSMPPPPQPSPQPGQPSSQPNSNVSSGPAPSPSSFLPSPSPQPSQSPVTARTPQNFSVPSPGPLNTPVNPSSVMSPAGSSQAEEQQYLDKLKQLSKYIEPLRRMINKIDKNEDRKKDLSKMKSLLDILTDPSKRCPLKTLQKCEIALEKLKNDMAVPTPPPPPVPPTKQQYLCQPLLDAVLANIRSPVFNHSLYRTFVPAMTAIHGPPITAPVMCTRKRKFEDDERQSIPNVLQGEVARLDPKFLVNLDPSHCSNNGTVHLICKLDDKDLPSVPPLELSVPADYPAQSPLWINRQWQYDANPFLQSVHRCMTSRLLQLPDKHSVTALLNTWAQSIHQACLSAA, via the exons GACGAATACCTTTCTCTCGTGGCCAGGCTCATTATCCATTTTCGAGACATTC ATAACAAAAAATCTCAAGCTTCCGTCAGTG CCCAGCTGCAGCTCCAGCAGGTGGcgctgcagcagcagcagcagcagttccagcagcagcaggtggcgctgcagcagcagcagcagcaacagcagcagcagcagcagcagcagttcCAGGCCCAGCAGAATGCCATGCAGCAGCAGTTCCAGGCGGTggtgcagcagcagcagcagcagctccagcagcagcagcagcagcagcaacacctGATTAAATTGCATCATCAAAACCAGCAGCAG ATACAGCAACAGCAGCAGCTACAGCGGATGGCACAGCtgcagctgcagcagcagcagcaacagcaagCTTTGCAGGCCCAGCCGCCGCTCCAGCAGCCGCCAATGCAGCAGCCGCAGCCTCCCCCCTCGCAGGCCCTGCCCCAGCAGCTGCAGCCCATGCACCACCCGCAGCACCACCAGCCGCCACCGCCACCGCAGCAGCCACCGGTTGCTCAGAACCAGCCATCGCAGCTCCCGCCGCAGTCACAGACCCAGCCTCTGGTGTCCCAGGCTCCGGCCCTCCCTGGACAGATGCTGTATGCCCAGCCACAGCTGAAGCTC GTGCGAACTCCGATGGTGGTGCAGCAGCCGCAGGTGCAGCCCCAGGTGCAGCAGGTGCAGCCCCAGGTGCAGCAGCAGACGGCGGTACCGACGGCACAGGCCTCCCAGATCGTGGGCTCCGGAGTGCAG GTCAGCCAGAACAGCCTCACCATGCTGTCTTCGCCATCGCCGGGCCAGCAAGTGCAGACACCACAGTcgatgccccctcccccccagccgtCCCCGCAGCCTGGCCAGCCCAGCTCGCAGCCCAACTCCAACGTCAG CTCCGGGCCTGCGCCTTCCCCCAGTAGCTTCCTGCCGAGCCCCTCACCACAGCCCTCCCAGAGTCCAGTGACAGCCCGCACCCCGCAGAACTTCAGCGTCCCCTCCCCGGGACCTTTAAACACCCCCG TGAATCCCAGCTCGGTCATGAGCCCAGCTGGCTCTAGCCAGGCCGAGGAGCAGCAGTATCTAGACAAGCTGAAGCAGCTGTCCAAGTACATCGAGCCCCTGCGCCGTATGATCAACAAGATCGATAAGAATGAAG ACAGAAAAAAGGACCTGAGTAAGATGAAGAGCCTTCTGGACATCCTGACAGATCCCTCTAAGCG GTGCCCCCTGAAAACACTGCAGAAGTGTGAGATTGCCCTGGAGAAGCTCAAGAATGACATGGCAGTG CCCACGCCCCCACCGCCCCCGGTGCCGCCAACCAAACAGCAGTACCTGTGCCAGCCACTCCTTGATGCTGTCCTGGCCAACATCCGCTCACCTGTCTTTAACCATTCCCTGTACCGCACCTTCGTGCCGGCCATGACAGCCATCCACGGCCCACCCATCAC AGCCCCGGTCATGTGCACCCGGAAGCGTAAGTTTGAAGACGATGAGCGGCAGAGCATCCCCAACGTGCTCCAGGGGGAGGTGGCCAGATTAGACCCTAAGTTCTTGGTGAATTTGGATCCTTCTCACTGCAGTAACAACGGCACCGTCCACCTGATATGCAAGTTGG ATGACAAGGATCTCCCGAGTGTGCCGCCGCTGGAGCTCAGTGTCCCTGCTGACTACCCCGCCCAGAGCCCCCTGTGGATCAACCGGCAGTGGCAGTACG ACGCCAACCCCTTCCTGCAGTCGGTGCACCGGTGCATGACCTCGAGGCTGCTGCAGCTCCCCGACAAGCACTCGGTCACAGCCCTGCTCAACACCTGGGCACAGAGCATCCACCAGGCCTGCCTCTCAGCTGCCTAG